From candidate division KSB1 bacterium, the proteins below share one genomic window:
- a CDS encoding VCBS repeat-containing protein encodes MKLYSNGISDRDLLELGNSVTRLNRVSEGTFQKKQSPDTLRILAIRVVFQEDSNDLTTGIGEFELTPDSEITIDSPPHGLTYFEHQLLALANYYKKVSRSKLILEADVYPKGPTRSYKLSQQMSAYSSANSEELLDEGLSQLFQEAFQLADTTDSIDFSSYDSFFLFHAGVGRDFAFDFNPTPLDIPSVFLDFGILKENLGNNDPSYRGIAVNGGSFFIRDGLILPETQSQQGFEIGLLGTMALMFGSQLGLPILFNPDTGLPGIGVFGLMDQGSGNFSGLLPAEPCAWSKIFLGWESPIEIREGDNIPIAASRASNQNKIYKIPIDSKEYFLLENRHRDFDNDNVAIGNDADGKRIEFTWTGEGVPTIVHNPGIGVITQVDEYDFGLPKFLFYQGELLVVEAGIHIWHIDERVIEANFASNRVNADPNHRGVALKEADGAQDLGQQYGFLSAGAGSENGTTEDMFWGSNPINMLVNNSTEVAFTPFTTPGSLSNSGANPQVFITDFSEPDTVMSFSVRNEITVAGFPQFSGSTVPLTNSPVIADLNNDANKEIIFASQTGTDILVWNSDGSKLIQNQDSRQIEKINGEIETLPLAIFASPKGSKVFSTAVASADLQSGAKSVVIGVTDQVVAAYLPEDTNPVDGRADSLYVFESPVRLTTPPLIIDTATNLIGFQVVVGTETGDLLIVSPDGSARFAQNAADDEISGLALLPPDKIAFTARNGQIGLIEFDGTQIWRNETNGTISKSPVIGDLDQNGNLNFICITDEGEIHVFDESGATASGFPKSTHLNMSSELTLGDIDDDGFLEIVFSAENKVHAFNHIGVLENHFPIEINSDQTLATTPSSLILVDLDDDGTQEIIVGSSNQLIAFHTTGQIAAGFPLSTGNTVNSTPFAADLDNDGDLDLAVASDDGFLYVWDLPNTFNPDNISWGGLFNDSEHSNANLLSLPATSPGSQLMPGKLVYNYPNPTEGNATTIRYTLNSPAQVKIKIYDLAGQLVDELQGTGFGQAENEVVWGLENIESGVYLARVEADGNGNKDAAIIKIAVVK; translated from the coding sequence GAGATTTATTAGAATTAGGAAATTCTGTCACTCGCCTGAATCGAGTATCCGAAGGTACTTTTCAAAAAAAGCAAAGTCCCGACACGCTAAGAATTCTCGCAATTCGTGTCGTGTTTCAGGAAGATAGCAATGATTTGACCACAGGGATCGGAGAATTTGAACTCACTCCAGACTCGGAGATCACCATAGACTCACCTCCGCATGGCCTAACCTATTTTGAACATCAGTTACTTGCTCTTGCAAATTACTATAAAAAAGTTTCAAGAAGTAAACTCATCTTAGAGGCCGATGTTTATCCAAAAGGCCCGACTCGTTCCTATAAACTATCTCAGCAAATGAGTGCTTACAGTTCGGCTAATTCGGAAGAGCTGTTGGATGAAGGACTTTCCCAGCTGTTTCAAGAGGCTTTTCAATTAGCAGATACTACCGATAGCATCGATTTTTCCAGTTACGATAGTTTTTTTCTGTTCCACGCCGGCGTTGGCCGGGACTTTGCTTTTGATTTTAATCCAACGCCCCTCGATATCCCATCTGTGTTTTTGGATTTTGGAATTCTAAAAGAGAATTTGGGTAACAACGATCCCTCTTATCGAGGTATTGCCGTAAATGGCGGCTCGTTCTTTATTCGTGACGGCTTAATTCTTCCGGAAACCCAAAGTCAGCAGGGCTTTGAAATCGGATTGCTTGGCACGATGGCGCTCATGTTTGGAAGCCAGCTCGGGCTGCCGATTTTGTTTAATCCGGATACCGGTTTACCCGGGATTGGTGTTTTTGGGCTTATGGATCAGGGCTCGGGCAACTTCAGCGGTCTTTTGCCCGCTGAACCATGCGCCTGGTCGAAAATCTTTTTGGGTTGGGAGTCGCCAATTGAAATCAGAGAAGGCGACAATATTCCAATCGCCGCGTCACGAGCTTCGAATCAAAACAAAATTTACAAAATTCCTATCGACAGCAAAGAATATTTTCTACTTGAAAACAGGCATCGTGATTTCGACAACGATAATGTTGCAATTGGCAATGACGCAGACGGTAAGCGGATTGAATTCACCTGGACCGGTGAAGGGGTGCCCACAATCGTACACAACCCAGGGATTGGCGTTATTACCCAGGTCGATGAATATGACTTTGGCTTGCCCAAGTTTTTATTTTACCAGGGGGAGCTATTGGTTGTTGAGGCTGGAATTCACATCTGGCACATCGACGAAAGGGTCATCGAAGCAAATTTCGCATCTAACCGAGTCAACGCCGATCCGAATCACCGCGGCGTTGCTCTCAAAGAAGCAGACGGCGCTCAGGACCTGGGTCAACAATATGGTTTTTTAAGTGCAGGTGCTGGTTCAGAAAATGGTACCACGGAGGATATGTTTTGGGGGTCAAATCCGATCAACATGCTAGTCAATAATTCAACTGAGGTCGCTTTCACGCCATTTACGACTCCAGGCAGTCTGTCGAATTCAGGTGCCAATCCACAGGTTTTTATTACGGATTTTAGTGAGCCGGATACTGTGATGAGCTTCAGCGTTCGGAATGAAATTACTGTCGCCGGTTTTCCGCAGTTTTCAGGCTCAACAGTCCCCCTAACGAATTCACCTGTCATTGCAGATTTAAATAACGACGCCAATAAGGAAATTATTTTCGCTTCACAAACCGGTACGGATATTTTAGTTTGGAATTCAGATGGCTCGAAACTTATTCAAAATCAAGATTCCAGGCAAATTGAAAAAATCAATGGAGAGATTGAAACTCTGCCATTAGCGATATTTGCAAGTCCAAAAGGCTCAAAAGTATTTTCGACAGCAGTTGCCTCTGCTGATCTTCAAAGCGGCGCTAAAAGTGTCGTTATAGGGGTGACCGATCAAGTAGTCGCTGCGTATTTACCGGAAGATACAAATCCGGTAGATGGCAGGGCAGATAGTTTGTATGTATTTGAGAGTCCGGTAAGGTTGACAACTCCTCCTCTTATAATCGACACTGCAACTAATTTGATTGGTTTTCAAGTGGTTGTTGGAACGGAAACAGGTGACTTGCTCATCGTGAGTCCAGATGGCTCAGCAAGGTTTGCCCAGAATGCGGCGGATGATGAAATCTCAGGTTTGGCGCTTTTGCCTCCGGATAAAATTGCTTTTACTGCCAGAAATGGACAGATTGGATTAATTGAATTTGACGGAACTCAAATTTGGCGAAATGAAACTAACGGCACCATCTCGAAGTCTCCCGTAATCGGAGATTTAGATCAAAATGGAAATCTAAATTTTATATGCATAACTGATGAAGGTGAAATTCACGTTTTTGATGAGTCCGGCGCAACTGCATCCGGTTTTCCAAAATCCACCCATTTGAATATGTCTTCCGAACTCACTTTGGGTGATATTGATGACGATGGATTTTTAGAAATCGTTTTCAGCGCTGAAAATAAGGTTCATGCATTTAATCACATCGGAGTTTTAGAAAATCATTTTCCAATTGAAATTAACTCAGACCAAACTCTTGCCACAACGCCCTCATCACTCATCCTGGTAGATTTGGATGATGATGGAACACAAGAAATTATTGTGGGCTCATCTAACCAGCTCATTGCTTTCCATACCACCGGACAAATTGCAGCAGGCTTTCCTCTTTCGACTGGAAACACTGTCAATTCAACGCCATTTGCTGCTGATTTGGATAACGATGGTGATCTTGATCTTGCAGTCGCGTCCGACGATGGATTTTTATATGTTTGGGATCTGCCAAATACTTTTAATCCCGATAATATTTCCTGGGGCGGGTTGTTTAATGATTCCGAACATTCAAATGCCAACTTATTGAGCTTGCCGGCCACTTCACCAGGAAGTCAGCTTATGCCAGGAAAATTGGTTTACAATTATCCAAACCCAACGGAGGGAAATGCGACCACAATAAGATACACTTTGAATTCGCCGGCGCAAGTAAAAATCAAGATTTATGATTTAGCCGGTCAACTAGTCGATGAGCTGCAAGGCACGGGGTTTGGGCAGGCTGAGAATGAGGTGGTTTGGGGGTTGGAGAATATTGAAAGCGGAGTTTACTTGGCTCGCGTAGAAGCTGATGGAAACGGCAATAAAGACGCAGCCATAATCAAAATTGCAGTGGTTAAATAA